In the genome of Phycisphaerales bacterium, the window GTGGCTGGCGCCCAATGGCGAATGGCTGTACGCTGGCGGGGGCATCAGCGGCACCGGCAACGACGTGCTGGGCTTCCGCGTGGGTGTGGGTGGATCGCTCGAGTTCATGCCCGGCGCGCCATTCATCAGTCCCGGAGACTCGCCCGCGTGGGTGACGGTGAGCCCGGACAACCGCTTCGTGTACGCCGGCCACGGCCGAGACGCGACGGTGCAGGGCTTCTCGACCGACAACGAGACCGGCGCGCTCACGGCGCTGGGCGTTTCGTTCGACGTTGGCAGCCAGGGCACGCTTGGCACCGTCGGCACGCTCGACTTGCCCGCGGGCCAGTTCCTGTTCGTCACCGATAACTCGACGGTGTTCGACGACATGAGCGGCATCTACAGCTTCCGCATCGAGGACACGGGCGACCTGACGCAGGTTGGCGACATCGTCATGACCCCCGGAAGCCAGCCGGACAACTTCGTGGTCTGGCAGCCCGGCGGCGATGACTGCCGCGTCGATCTGGACGGCGACGGCGAGTTGACGATCTTCGACTTCCTGGCCTTCCAGAACCTGTTCGACGCCGGCGACCCGGCCGCCGATTTTGATGGCGACGGCGACCTGACGATCTTCGACTTCCTGGCGTTCCAGAACGAATTCGATGCAGGGTGTGAGTAAGGAGTGACACTCGGGTGGGTCTTCGCCGCCCGCCGAAAACATCTTCAGGCAACCTGTTAGATTTGCTCCCGAGCCGGCAAGTCCTCCGTGAGAGGCGGTGCACCCCGCACTGCCGGAGGATGGACTACTCGGGAGCTTTCACATGAAGACGGGAACGAACCTGACGAACCGGCGGGCCGGTTCATTGGCGGATCGAGCAGCGGGCCAGCCCGCTCGGCGTGGTATGGCCCTGGGGGCCCTGGTCGCCCTGGCGGGGTCGGCGTGCCCGGTGGGCGTGCTGGCGGGGGCGTCGGTGGTCATGGTCGCCGGTCAGTTCGCCCGGGCCCAGTGCGGCGCCGAAGTGCTGACCCAGTCGACCGCGCCGGACGTCATTCAGGCCGGCCGGGCGGTGTGGTGCGGCAACCTTGAAACCAATGCCGATACGCAGATCGCCCGCGGCTTCGTGGCTCCGCACGACATGACCATCTCTTGCGTGACGTTCGGCGTCACGCGCAACACGGGCGGCGAGTGGCCCTGCCACGTACGCATCGCCACCGGCGCGCCCACCGATCTCTATGCCAGCCGCACGGTGCTGGCCGAGGAAACGGTGCAGATCCCCGCCGGCACATTCGAGGAGTTCTTCACGGTCGAGATTCCGCCGGTGTTCTTGCCCGAGGGCACGGTGTTCACGGTCGAACTGGATACGCCCTCACGGTTCCCGGCCTCGGGTGGCGATGGCGCGCTGCTGTCGCTGGGGTTCAACGCGCTCGGCCAATCGGCGCCGTCGTACCTGCGCGCACCGGCGTGCGGTGCCGAACTGCGGTTCATCGACCTTGTCGCCCTGGGCTTTCCCAACAGCCACGCGGCGATGTCGCTGGGCACCAAGAGCGGGTATGCCGTGCCAACGCTGGGAGGCTTCGAGATCACGCCGATCGGAGACGTGGTGCTGAGTACCGAGGGAGGCGAGGTCGTCGCGTACGGCGATGGCGGGCTTTCGATTCAGTTGGGTGACGCGACCATGGGCGCGGGCGCCAACTTCCGCGTGCTCTCGACGGGCGACGAGGTGTCGCCAGCCGTGCAGGTCGGTTTCCACGGCGCAACGACGACCGACGTACTCGCATTCCGCAACAACCCCGCCACGTCGGATGAAGCCGTCCTGGACGTCCTGTCGGACAACCCTGCATTCGACCGGTTCCGCGTTCGCGTGTTCCGAAACGGCGAGCTCGTCGGAACGCTGGAAGACCAGGCCTCGGGCACGGTGCGATTCGCTGATGCAGGCGATGGTCCCATCTGGGACTGGATCAAGGGGCTGTTCGGCGGCGGGGGCTTCGAGGCCCACTGCAACATCACCAAGGAGTATTACGAGAGTGGGGCCATCAAGAGCACGACGCAGTCGTACGGTGCATCGCTCGGCTCGGCGCTGATCTCGCCCAGCGGCGGCGGGCCCGGCTACGTCGGCGATGAGATCACGATCGAACCCATGATGGCAACGCTTGCCGGAGAGCCACCGCTGTCGCTAAGTATCGTGGGCGACGGCGTCGTGGGCGTGGCGATCGACGTTGACGACCTGCCGCCCGCGGTGGTCATCGGCCAGGCCGAAACGAGCGTTCGCAGCGTCGGCGCCGAGACCACCACCCAGGTGGGGGTCTCCATGAAGGCCATCAACACCAAGGGCGTGAACTCGGGCTCCATGTACGCCACCGATCTGACGGGCGACGGCGAGGCCGACCTTCGCTACGTACCCGGGCTCGCAGGCGAGGGCGAGAGCGTGCGTATGGAACTGGGCGGCGTCGAGTCGGCAACGATCAGCATGGACCTGACGGTGGCCGATCCGTTCGCGGCGTGCATGGTGGTGTGCTCGTTCGAGGTGGGGCCGATCAGCATTCCCACGGGCAAGACGGTCTTCGATCCGTGGCCGATCGATCCGATGTTCGTTGCCGTGGCGCCAGACTTCACGGGCGTGGGCGACGAGACGTACACGTTCCAGGTCTTCGACGCCGCCGGTACGTTGGTGCACGAAGCCTCTGGCATGCGGGGCATCGCGGGCGGCACGTCACGCTGGCCCTGGAAGGTCGGCAAGCTGGGCGGCCAGACTCCGTGCTTTGCGATCTGCTATCCCGATGGAACGCTGCTCCGCTTGGCCGACGGGCAGGAGTTCGACGTGCACGAAGTTCGTGCGCTGGCCGAAGGTGCGCCGCCCGCAGGCCCGCTCAGTGCGCTCGACATCGGCGTCCTGGGCATGGACCAGGTCGTCTTGTCAAACCCGGTGACGGTCCTGCCAGAGATTGCTGAGCCGTGCTATGCCGACCTCGACGGCGATGGCGTGCTGACGTTGTTCGACTTCCTGGCGTACCAGAACCTGTTCGCGACCGGGTCGCCGGTGGCAGACTGCGACGAAGACGGTGCGCTGACGCTGTTTGACTTCCTGTGCTTCCAGAACGCATTCGCGGTCGGTTGCCCGTGATCGGGAGGAGGAGTTGCAGGTTCATGGAACCTCGCCACGCCCCCGTTCCCTGACGGGGGCGTGGTCTTTCGGGAGATCAAGGAAGTGGAGGCTGTCGTGCGATCGGTGCTGGCATTCCTGGTGCTCGGCGGCATGATGTTGATCCTGGCATCGATCGCGATCGGCGCCATGATCAGCTTGGGCAACGGACGCCCGAACTGGTTGCTGATCGGCGTCTTCGCCCTGGACTCCGCGGCGATCCTGTATCTGTTCTCGTGGCTGGTCCGGCGGGGTGGAGACGATGCCTCAGACTAGTTGTCAGGTTCGGCATCGCCCGGATCGCGCCAATAGCCTGCATTGCCTCGGACATAGCTCCGAAGGTGGTCAAGGCTGCTGATGCCAATCCAGTCGTCCTCACCCGACGTAAGGATGGTCGAGCCATCGGGCCCCAACGCGATGGAGAACACGGCGTGATCGTGAACGGGAAGCTTGGCCAGTTCGGCGCCGCTGCGTGCATCGAACACGAAGACCGAACCGCCAGGGCCGACGGCGAAGAGGATGGCGCCCCCGGGGTGATACGCAAGGTCGTAGGGGCCCCAGGGCAACCCGGCGATGGTCTGGATCGGTCGGCCGGTACGTGCGTCCGA includes:
- a CDS encoding GC-type dockerin domain-anchored protein; the encoded protein is MKTGTNLTNRRAGSLADRAAGQPARRGMALGALVALAGSACPVGVLAGASVVMVAGQFARAQCGAEVLTQSTAPDVIQAGRAVWCGNLETNADTQIARGFVAPHDMTISCVTFGVTRNTGGEWPCHVRIATGAPTDLYASRTVLAEETVQIPAGTFEEFFTVEIPPVFLPEGTVFTVELDTPSRFPASGGDGALLSLGFNALGQSAPSYLRAPACGAELRFIDLVALGFPNSHAAMSLGTKSGYAVPTLGGFEITPIGDVVLSTEGGEVVAYGDGGLSIQLGDATMGAGANFRVLSTGDEVSPAVQVGFHGATTTDVLAFRNNPATSDEAVLDVLSDNPAFDRFRVRVFRNGELVGTLEDQASGTVRFADAGDGPIWDWIKGLFGGGGFEAHCNITKEYYESGAIKSTTQSYGASLGSALISPSGGGPGYVGDEITIEPMMATLAGEPPLSLSIVGDGVVGVAIDVDDLPPAVVIGQAETSVRSVGAETTTQVGVSMKAINTKGVNSGSMYATDLTGDGEADLRYVPGLAGEGESVRMELGGVESATISMDLTVADPFAACMVVCSFEVGPISIPTGKTVFDPWPIDPMFVAVAPDFTGVGDETYTFQVFDAAGTLVHEASGMRGIAGGTSRWPWKVGKLGGQTPCFAICYPDGTLLRLADGQEFDVHEVRALAEGAPPAGPLSALDIGVLGMDQVVLSNPVTVLPEIAEPCYADLDGDGVLTLFDFLAYQNLFATGSPVADCDEDGALTLFDFLCFQNAFAVGCP